A genome region from Chloroflexota bacterium includes the following:
- a CDS encoding TIGR01906 family membrane protein has translation MVLRKLKIFLLTTRMYTGYHQLWFWGSEMKIAQSVVYWLFVCCLAVLLLTSTICWEVNELRLYEYGFDKYEISQATDIDKPQLRNVAQHLIDYFNLRIDTVQITVVKGLEKFDLFNERELTHLEDVRKLIQLDYWVQRGAFLLIVICALALFLGFRVRWWALVKGLSWGSLITVGLMVSLALWAFFGFKQFFTLFHVVSFPNEYWMLDPAKDYLIRLFPEGFFYDAALFGFGAVILEALLIGGIALGILKLKVVNRKRTD, from the coding sequence TTTTTCTATTGACAACTCGGATGTATACTGGCTATCATCAGCTTTGGTTTTGGGGTAGTGAAATGAAGATCGCTCAAAGTGTAGTCTATTGGTTGTTTGTGTGTTGCTTGGCTGTACTGCTGCTAACAAGCACTATTTGCTGGGAGGTAAATGAGCTTAGGCTTTATGAATATGGCTTCGACAAATATGAAATAAGCCAGGCCACTGATATCGATAAGCCACAGTTAAGGAATGTGGCCCAGCATTTGATTGATTACTTCAATCTAAGGATAGATACAGTACAGATTACGGTCGTCAAAGGACTTGAAAAGTTTGACCTGTTCAATGAGCGGGAGTTGACTCATCTCGAGGATGTAAGAAAATTAATTCAGTTGGACTATTGGGTGCAAAGAGGGGCTTTTCTCCTAATAGTCATCTGTGCCCTTGCACTGTTTTTGGGTTTCAGGGTTAGGTGGTGGGCATTGGTCAAAGGCTTATCTTGGGGAAGCTTGATTACTGTGGGGCTGATGGTTAGCCTGGCTCTTTGGGCGTTCTTTGGCTTCAAGCAGTTTTTTACTCTCTTCCACGTGGTTAGCTTCCCAAATGAATACTGGATGCTTGACCCGGCAAAGGATTACCTGATTAGGTTATTTCCCGAAGGATTTTTCTATGATGCGGCTCTGTTCGGTTTTGGAGCTGTTATATTGGAAGCTTTGCTCATTGGCGGTATTGCCTTGGGTATCTTGAAATTGAAGGTAGTAAACAGGAAACGGACTGACTAG
- a CDS encoding zinc ribbon domain-containing protein: protein MPIYEYICPECNCRFELLRSLSKANEDASCPRCQHAAKRVLSRFSSFSKSSGGESTPIAGTAGSCSGCTSSSCSSCNI, encoded by the coding sequence ATGCCAATTTATGAATATATTTGCCCCGAGTGTAATTGCAGGTTTGAATTGTTACGCTCCCTAAGCAAAGCAAACGAAGATGCTTCATGCCCCCGATGCCAGCATGCTGCTAAACGAGTTCTCTCTCGGTTCTCCTCATTTTCCAAAAGCAGCGGTGGCGAATCTACACCTATAGCTGGAACCGCCGGCTCATGTTCTGGCTGTACCTCTTCCAGCTGCAGCAGCTGCAACATATAG